From the Hordeum vulgare subsp. vulgare chromosome 1H, MorexV3_pseudomolecules_assembly, whole genome shotgun sequence genome, the window tcctgcaaggcagcttgtttcttatgggcaggaaaatatttctcagagaagtagtagatcatatcctggtgactacgcacacaaccaggagcaagagaagtaaaccaagtcttagcatcaccctttagcgagaaaggaaacaacttaaggatatagtaatggcgaatctttttctcactcgtgaatagggtggctatatcattcagcttagtaagatgtgctacaaccgtttcagactcataaccatgaaaaggatcagattcaaccaaagtgatcaactcaggatcaacagagaattcataatccttatcagtcacaaagatgggtgaagtagcaaacttagggtcgtatttcattctagcattcagagatttttctttccacttgcgcaataaattctcaagatcatagctatccttacaagcaagaaagtcctcagctacctctccctccataacataaccctcaggtatatcaggcaattcatatctaggagagctagttccaaCACGTGAaacagtaggttctacttcaataatttcagcagtttcagaagtatcatcacattcagcagcaactctagcaatttgtgcatcaaggaatgcacccagtgacaaagcagtatcaaggaaagcatcatcataagcatcatggatgacagaagtagcatcatcaagcacaggtgacacatcagaatttctagtaggtggtggtgtcgcaaacttactcataactgaaggtgaatcaagtgcagagctagatggcagttccttacctgtcctcgtagttgagggcaagacttcagtttttggatctctcggattcctcatagtgatcaacagacgtaaatcccaagtgactcagagaataagcctaggcctccccggcaatggcgccaaaaaagagtcttgataacccacatgtataggggatcgcaatagttttcgagggtagagtattcaacccaaatttgttaattcgacacaaggggaagccaaagaatattctcgagtattagcagttgagttgtcaattcaaccacacgtgaaagacttagtatctgcagcaaagtttcagtagcaaagtagcgtgatagtaacagtagctgcggtaacagtaacagtagtgacatcagtagcggtaaagtaagtagcaaggaccagtaggaaaagctcgtgggcattggatcggtgatgaatagttatgccggatgacattcatcatgtaacagttataacatggggagatatgtaactagctccagttcgtcaatgtaatgtaggcatgtattccgtatatactcatacgtgcttatggaaaagaacttgcatgacatctactgtccatccctcccgtggcagcgaggtcctaatggaaactaagggatattaaggtctccttttaatagagaaccgcaacaaagcattagcacttagtgaatacatgaactcctcatactatggtcatctccggaagtggttccggctattgtcactccagggttgccgggtcataacacatagtaggtgactacaacttgcaagataggatcaagaacacgcatatattgatgaaaacataataggttcagatctgaaatcatggcactcgggccctaatgacaagcattaagcatagcaaagtagtggcaacatcaatctcagaacatagtggatactacggatcaaaccctatcaaaactaactcgattacatgatagatctcatccaacccatcaccgtccagcaagcctatgatgagattactcacgaacgatgaagagcatcatggaattggcgatgaaggatggttgatgatgacgacggcgtcgatctcccctctccggagccctgacggactccagatctaacctccagaggaagaacgggtggtggcggcggctccgtgtcgtaaaacgcgatgaactcttctctcttaattttttctgggcgagagagactatatagagctagagttggaggcggcggagccacgagggcctcacaagcctgccaggcgcggccagcgggcacgcctcctgggcttgtgggctcctggctccgtccctcgagGTAatacttgcgccagtattttttatatattccacaaaaaatcctcgtaaatttccaagtcattccgagaacttttatttctgcgcaaaaaacaacaccatggcaactctgctgaaaacagcgttagtccgggttagttccattcaaataatgcaaattagagtccaaaacaagggcaaaagagtttggaaaagtaggtacgatggagacgtatcaggcacgtGGCTTCACAGCGGGCGCCGGCGCGAGGCCACCCCTCGCCGAGGTCATCCGTGGCGGCATGAAAGGCCGCGCGCGACGCCGGTGCTTGGAGGAGCGCCGATGGAGGCGAAGCCAAAGCTCCCCGCGCTAGGGTTTGCGGTGGTGGCCGCGGAGGGGTCGCGGGTGTAGGAAGGGGTGAGGGGGTGCCGGCGAGGGCGTCCATCGGGTCAGTTCGCCGGCGGCGCCGCGTGGCGAGCGAAGGTGGCGCGGCGGAGAGAGTGCGGCTCGAGCGCTCGAGTGTGCGGCGCGCGGATGCGGTGGCACAAAATACGCAACGCACGATGGCGATTCGGACCGCGCGTTGTACTCTATATGCCGCAGCGCTTATTGCGCTTCCGCCGGAGCCTAATTATCGATTGCACGCGCGTTAAAAAGAACAAATTTGCGGCGCGATGCTTatttagcgcggctgttggagatgttctaagCGCGTGAACCTAGGTAAAAACAATTAAATGAAGGAAATGCACGAATGCATGCACAACTTTTGTTGCAAAAACATTAAATAATGAGTTTTAGCTACAAtaagctactccctcctttccggtttatagggctcatctcaaaaaaattagattttcattatattaggctcattttgagtctaattgaattaaagtgctttgagtcccacgccatatttaattcatagagtttagagaaaAGAGATAAGTGGCTATGCTTGCATCGTTTTTTATATccatcatgcaagtccaatgagaaggaggatgctacatttattgccttgaaaattgaatatgtgagaaatgtttcattggctagttaaaactagtgtcatccattcacaattcaccttggttgatgagatttcagatttgagccctataaaccggaaaggagggagtaagcAACTATGCATTGGGGACTTTAGTTGCTAAACTATTTAATGTGCCTAACACCTCATCTTAGCACTAATGCATTGGGAGTGGCCTAAGTAACTAAATACTAATTGTAGTTAGGAAGAATTAGTGAGTATAATGTATGGTGGGGTCCACCCCTCTCATTTTCTAAGAGGAGAACAAAAGCAGCGGACGTGTACCACCTTTGGAATGACATGGTGGGGCCACCCCTGCACCTGATCCCTCCCTCCACGTGCTAGTGCCGAGGAAGGTGACCGTTGCGCATTTGAATCCATTATTACAGAGGGGCCGGCAGAATCGAATAGAATGACAATTTCGGCTCCACGGTGTAGTTGAACTAGGAGTAGTACACAAATAAGCAGCAGACGCTTCAAGTCTAGACCCACCacgtccgccaccaccaccaggagTCCAGGATAGAGATAGTACCGTTGCCAAGCTTCCTCCGGcgagaagagaagagagagagatcgGCAGGACTGGCCCTCGATCTGGATTGCTCGCATCTCCCTTCCCAGTTGCCGGTAATCTGAAAACAGagtttcttccttccttccttccttcctccgTCCTTGTGTTCTTCACCCTTGAGTTGTCGCATTTCATGGATGTTCTTCGCTGGCATCCTTGCATCGTATGGTTCCAGTTGTTCTCATTTGAGGAGGGACAGCCATGGCTACCATCTACGACATTGCCGTCGGGGCCGCTTTCAACATAGTCACGGCCGTCGCCTTCTTGCTGCTGTTCGCGTTCCTACGGCTACAGCCCGTCAACGACAGAGTCTACTTCCCCAAATGGTACCTCAAGGGCACGCGGGCCAGCCCAGCTTCCGCGGGCGCCACCGTGGCTGCGGCCAAGTATATCAACCTGGACATGAGGTCCTACCTGAAATTCTTGAGCTGGATGCCGGCTGCTCTCAAGATGCCCGACGATGAGTTGATCCAACATGCGGGCCTTGATTCCGTCATCTACCTACGGATATACCGCACAGGGTACGTTCATAGGCAGCAGCtctcctttcttttctttctttcacaAAATGCCATGTTCAATCAGGCCATCGGTTCATGCACATAAGCACATTTATGTTGTCATTGTATTATTTTTTTAGCTACAACTGTTGAGAGCTGAATGTGGGACATCAGATGGGCACatgtatatatttttttattCATCAATTTTCCCATGGAATCCTTCTTGCCCAATCTTCCAATACTTGTATGTTGATAAAGTTTTAACCAATCATTGCAGGCTCAAGATATTTGTTCCAATTACGATTCTTGCTTTTGCCGTTCTGGTGCCTCTGAACTGGACCAATGATACACTAGAAAGTTTGAAGGTAGTCCACAGTGACATTGACAAACTTTCAATATCCAACATACCTTATGGATCCAAGAGGTGAGCAATAGgacatatatatgtatgtatgtatgtatgtattttacctatatatatatatatatatatatatatatatatatacaaactctattcatcactcgGGGTGCAGAATAAATTATTCCTCTGTTTCTACGTTGATTATTGAAATGTATTGATGATTTGTTTCATATAAGTTTGTAGATATTCAATATCGGTGCTGCCTTGGCACAAGTGAAATCTCCATACGAAGGGATTATTAGCTTTCTTGACATGTTTAGCTAAATCTTTCTGTACATTTCGACGACAACTTTCCTTAAGATCTAGATTTTACTAATCTGCATACTGCTTGCGCTAGTAGGTACATGAACTTCATATAGGTGTAGGATAGTATTGTTTATTTGGGTAATAGATCAACGCACCATTCTTTGTGTCATTTTACTGAAGTGTATGTTCATGATTATGCTTACACTTCCCCTTTTTGTGCAGGTTTGTAGCTCACTTGGTTATGGCCTATGTATTTACTTTTTGGACCTGCTATGTACTTATGAAGGAGTATCAAATAGTTGCAAGGATGAGATTGCGCTTTCTTGCTTTGGAGAAACGCCGACCGGATCAGTTCACTGTATGATCATACTCATTGACTATTCTCTTCCTATTTAGGAGATCGGGATGTTTAGTGTCTTGTGTGTATGGTTGGATAATTCAAAAGGCGCTGGCACACTCGAAAAATTGTGGGGATATAATTGCAAAAAACTTGAAATTTTTGCTATTGTGTAAATCGATAAATATTAAAACTTCGTATTGATTCAAATGCTGCATAGGATCTTTCTGCATTCTTTGTAGAAAGCACCTTTGTGACTGCAACTTATGGTCATTATCTTAAACATCAGGTGATCGCTAAAATTTTGGAAAAATAATGCTGACATCATCACAGTTAAGAtccatttttttctgaaaaataatGTTGCGTATAGAAAAGATCTCGGTAGAATGATCTTGTAACATTAATGACCCTTCTATTATTCTTTTTATTCTAAGTCATCAATATATTTTTATGTTAGGTTCTTGTGCGGAATATACCATCAGACCCAGACGAATCAGTTAGTGAGCTCGTGGAACATTTCTTCCTTGTCAATCATCCTGGTCATTATCTTAAACATCAGGTAATCACTAAAATTTTGGAACATCTCCCATTCTAAGAATCAGATATTTGAGTTTGCAATTTATTGTTTCGCTTGcctaccctaatttattgattttcCTTGCACTAATTATTTTATTAAGTCTTATATTTGCAATTCTTACTTTCTTGCTGAATCGCTCTTTACGTGATTTACACAGGGGAATAATCGTTGTATGTCTTCTTGTTCTATAGGTAGTTTACAATACAAATAAACTTGCTGGTCTGCTCGAAAAGAAGAAGCAAATGCAGAATTGGCTTGATTACTACCAACTCAAGTTTGGGCGAAAATCAGAAAGGCCAACAACTAAGGTTGGTTTGTAGACATAATTGGCCATCCATTGCTTTCTTATATTGAGTTATCGTTTTATAATCATTTAAACTAGGACACTTTATTCGGATCTGTTTtgttgaattttttttcttttatttggaCTTATGTTGCAGACTGGCTTTCTTGGATGTTTTGGTTCTGATGTGGATGCTATTGACTACTACAAATCGGAGATTGAGAAGATACAAAAGGAAGTAAGTTACAAAATATGCATCCAAACCTTTGTATTATTCATCCATGCAGGGCAGGGGGTCGTTCTGACCAGATTTTTAATCTTCCTTTGGTCCTTTTAAGTGTTAGATTATCTATCGTGCATCAACTTTTGCTTGCATCCAACTGTCGGAATTCATCTCTAATAAGTGACAATACACAGGAAGCTGAAGAGCATAAAAAGGTCATGAAGGACCCCAAGTCAATTATGCCAGCAGCCTTTGTTTCATTTCGTTCACGGTGGAGTGCAGCTATTTGCGCTCAGACACAACAAACCAGTAACCCAACTGTCTGGCTGACTGAATGGGCTCCAGAACCTCGTGATGTGTACTGGAATAATCTATCGATTCCATTTGTTTCCCTCACAGTTAGGAGGTTGATAATTGGCgtggccttcttcttcctcaactTCTTTTACGTCATTCCAATAGCATTGGTACAGACTCTTGCAAATGTTGAAGGCATAGAGAAGGCACTACCATTTCTAGAACCTTTCATTGAAACGTAAGTCTACTTTCACAATGctcttattccgcagttcgtggcgtttccatagcctttctgtcaTCACTGCAGAATTAGTGTGGAAGTTCATATTTTTAAGATGCCATATCGATGTCCTCTCCTGATTTCTGCTTGTCAGCTATTTTTCAGACCTTCAATTAAATCATTCATCCAAGGGTTTCTTCCTGGACTTGCTTTGAAGATCTTCCTCATAATGCTTCCAACTATACTGATGTTTATGTCTCAGTTTGAAGGATTGGTATCACAGTCCTCACTAGAGCGAAGAACGGCATCCAAGTATTTTATATTCTTGTTCTTCAATGTATTCCTGGGGAGCATCGTTACAGGATCTGCTTTGGAGCAGCTTAATACCTACCTTCATCAGTCAGCTAATGAGTATGTACCCGTGTAGACACATTTTCCAATTATGCGTATAGGTTTGTGGCAACATGTAGCTCAAATCTGGTTAGTCAATTGCATTTCATCTTGTTTTTCCTAAGCTTGACGTTGCATTTTCTAATGATGGCATTCTTACCTCGCCTTAATTATGGGAAGAGTCCTTAACGGACTTAGCAGTGTTCCTGATAACTTTGCGGGTTGTGCCTCATTTTTTTATGAGGTTCATGATATATCATTCTTGAAAGGGAAATGTCTGTCACATTATATTGGTTAGCACGATGGAATGGTGGTCACCCATTTGGGGACAACAAATTAAGGTTTTGCATTTGGTTACAGTTTGTTAACCCTGGCCTACTTGACTCATGGAGAACTCATGGTTTGAAACAAACATCAATTATGCTTGCGTAGATATTATAGATTTAATTACAATGACGCTGCTAGTTTCTCTAAATTAGACCAACCATGGAATTTGCAAATAAATTAAATCAGTTGTGATAGTAATTGCTCAGCTGTAAAACTAAATGATATTAAAATTTGATTAAAATGACATTAGCATCTCTAAATTAGAACAACACATATAGtcatttgaaatttgcaaataaaATTAGGTCAGTTGATGTTTTTTCTGTCTGTGTCCGAATTTGCGCGCATATCTTCAGTACTACTGTTTTTACCATGCATCTTCATACTATCTCCAGTGAGTCTAAATTGCCTCTTTCGCAGCATACCAAGGATCATCGGTGTGGCCATACCAATGAAGGCAACATTTTTCATAACATATGTAATGGTTGATGGTTGGACTGGTGTAGCTCTTGAAGTTCTGAGATTGAGGGCATTTATAATATTCCACTTGAAAAACTTTTTCTTGGTCAAGACAGAGAAGGACAGAGAAGACGCAATGGATCCTGGTAGTATCTGTTTGTACTGGTCCGAGCCTCGAATACAGCTATATTTCTTGCTTGGTCTTGTGTATGCTGTGGTGACACCGCTCTTGCTTCCGTTCATATTGGTATTCTTTGCGCTGGCTTACGTTGTCTACCGCCACCAGGTAAAGAGCTCTTCACTAATACTTGAGAAACTATTTGTTTGTTCTCCCTAAAATAAATGACGGTTGAGAACTACCGATGCAACCATGTTTGCACAACAATTTCCTTGAAAGCCATTGCATCCGTTTTACAATGTTTAGTTTCCTTGTTCAGATCATAAACGTTTACAATCAACGATACGAGAGTGGTGCGCAGTTCTGGCCCAATGTGCATCTGCGCATCATCACAGCCTTAATTGTGTCACAGCTGCTTCTCCttgggctattaagtacaaaaggTTTGGAGGAGGCAACGCcggctcttcttgttcttcccgtATTAACCATTTGGTTCCACAAGTACTGCAAGCACCGGTATGAACCCGCGTTTGTGAGAAACCCGCTACAGGTAAATAATGCTTGCCAAGCATTAGGAAGGAAGCTAGTTTCTTCACTATCATATGGATTCTATGTCCTTTTTGAAGTCTGAATATGTTGCGGTTTGTGCAGGAGGTGATGAGGAAGGATACGCTGGAACGCACGAGGGAGCGGAACTTCGACCTGAAGGCGTACCTGAGGGACGCGTACCTTCACCCAGTGTTCAAGAGCAATGGGGTAGACAAGTTCTATGTCGCCGACGATCCCGGCGCGGAGGAGGTGATCGTGCGGACAAAGCGGCAGCCCCGGAGGATCACGCCGGTGCAGAGCGAGCACGACGGCTCTGATAGCCTCTCCGTGCTGGAATCCGTTCACGAAAGATAGCTAAGCTATATGTTGTCTATACACCGTATAGCATGTACAGAGAGTTGCACATTGCAGCGAGGATTAAGTGTATTTGTCTTGCAATTATATACGTGAAATGGAGAAGTTTTCACGAGGCATGGATTAGTTCTCTAAAGTAACAGTAAACCATACATTCTTTTTTTAGAAATGGAAGAAGACCCCCGGCCGTCTTCTCTGCATCTTCCAGATGCATGCGGTCActttattgattattctcgaggaccttataaagtattacaacaatatgtctgaatccgccatcttggcaacatctgccgCTACTCCTATCTATTTAATGAATGGGTGCTAACtggaccaaatacccagaccgctcacctaagcctaacatcaaaAGCCGGAAGCCCcagccgagccacataccgggtctagGGCATAAACCGGTCTGACGCACTCGCATGTGTCgtcgtcgccatcttccaaagttcCGTCTTGAGAGCAGATACTGAGGCCACTACCTTGTCTGGCCACTCTGTCATCGACGTCACCATGGCGCCAGACAGCTACCTCCTCCTGCACGAGTCCATCTCCGCACATCGGGTACCGAGTCTCCACTGCGCCATGCCGTCGAGAGTCGCCACCATCAATGGGTAAGATGAAGCACCACTCCACCAAAGAAGCCGCCCACTGGTCCCTCAATCCCGTGTACGCCTCCAAAGAGGAAACGACGCCAACGCGACGCCGTCATCTGATCTACTGATGTAGGGTTTCCCCGGGAGGTAACGGATAGAGGTCTGGAGCTTCTCCATggcgatgccttcaagaaggtaaTGACACAAAAGAGTGCCGTCATAGCCAGTCTTGGCATCAAGCGGAGAACGAGGTTTTCACCCGAATCCGCTCGAAGAACCTCCATCCATCTTTTGTGCACGGAACGCCGCCTTCTCTGTCGGAGACTAGACCAAAAGAATCCAGTCGCCGCCAGATCCATGCAGCCAACACTGGGAGATGGGTATCCCTGGACCGAATCTAGCACGAATCAGAGCAGATCGGGTCGGAGACGATGATACCCTTGGAGCTCCGGCAGGCCAGCGAAGAGCCACCGGCACCACCGCGTCCAGATCGACGGCCACGCCgctccgccgccaccccccgTGCTGTCCGGTAGTCACCAGATCCGATGGAACCAGTCGAACCAACGGGCGCGTCTCCACCCAGCCATGGGGTCACCACCccggccaccgccgccccctttGCATCCGTCTGATTCCCACCGACACCACCACAGGCGTCGCCGCCGGGACGCTGCGCCGCCTGGCGCCGAAGTGGGGGCCGCGCCGCCGCGAATCTGGGCGCCCGCACCACCCTTTGATccgggggagaggggagaggcccTCCGCCACCGCGTCACACACACGGCCTTAGCCCGGCGCCGACCACCTGTGGCGGCGGAGGGGAAGACGGGCACGAGGCGAGATGCTGGCGGCGGACGTTGGCTCAACCCGTGTCGCCCACGAGGCGGGCGACTCGAGAGTCCTTTCTGTACATTAGGAATATATTTATATATTAGTATTGCATTGCTTTTAGAAGATGAACACATCGTAATGCACACTGTGTTTGAATCAAGTTGAATAACAAACTTATCACTTACTTTG encodes:
- the LOC123449729 gene encoding CSC1-like protein At3g21620, producing the protein MATIYDIAVGAAFNIVTAVAFLLLFAFLRLQPVNDRVYFPKWYLKGTRASPASAGATVAAAKYINLDMRSYLKFLSWMPAALKMPDDELIQHAGLDSVIYLRIYRTGLKIFVPITILAFAVLVPLNWTNDTLESLKVVHSDIDKLSISNIPYGSKRFVAHLVMAYVFTFWTCYVLMKEYQIVARMRLRFLALEKRRPDQFTVLVRNIPSDPDESVSELVEHFFLVNHPGHYLKHQVVYNTNKLAGLLEKKKQMQNWLDYYQLKFGRKSERPTTKTGFLGCFGSDVDAIDYYKSEIEKIQKEEAEEHKKVMKDPKSIMPAAFVSFRSRWSAAICAQTQQTSNPTVWLTEWAPEPRDVYWNNLSIPFVSLTVRRLIIGVAFFFLNFFYVIPIALVQTLANVEGIEKALPFLEPFIETPSIKSFIQGFLPGLALKIFLIMLPTILMFMSQFEGLVSQSSLERRTASKYFIFLFFNVFLGSIVTGSALEQLNTYLHQSANDIPRIIGVAIPMKATFFITYVMVDGWTGVALEVLRLRAFIIFHLKNFFLVKTEKDREDAMDPGSICLYWSEPRIQLYFLLGLVYAVVTPLLLPFILVFFALAYVVYRHQIINVYNQRYESGAQFWPNVHLRIITALIVSQLLLLGLLSTKGLEEATPALLVLPVLTIWFHKYCKHRYEPAFVRNPLQEVMRKDTLERTRERNFDLKAYLRDAYLHPVFKSNGVDKFYVADDPGAEEVIVRTKRQPRRITPVQSEHDGSDSLSVLESVHER